CGGACTCGATGTCGCGCAGCTGCTGGTAGAGGCCCTCCTGGGTGCCGATGACGGCGGGGGCCTCCCGGTGCAGCAGCTCGCGCATCACCGGGCGGCGCGCGGACCAGCTGTTGGGCTCGAACGCGCTCGCGTAGCGGAGATTGAACGTCATGACGTCCAGGCGGCGCCCCGGGCGCCGACCGGGCACGGCCGCCGCACCGAGCAGGGGCAGGACCGCGGCTGCGGCCGCCCCGGTTCGCAGGCCCATGCGACGCGTCACTCTGCTGGTGTTCGACACGCGACCGCCTCCTTCGCGAGTCAGGATGAAGGGTGCACACGGCTGCGCGGAAGAAGGCGGTGAGCCAGAACTGAGGATGAGGGGGATGGCGGACCACGCTGCGGACAGGTGTTGACCGGCGGGAAGGTCCACGGATAACTTCGCTCTACGGATTGTTGATTCCGTGAAGCGGAAAACAGGAGGGTGTGGGATGGGTCAGGGTCAGCAGGAGAAGGTGGCGACAAGCCTCGCGGGTGCCATCAGCGAGGAGATCAGCGCCTCCCTCGCCCCGGTCGACGCGGAGCTGGAGCGCCGCTATCCCGGAGACCCCGGCACCCGCCAGCCCGTCCACACCGTGTACGTGCCCGGTGACGTCTTCGCCGCCGACACCATCCGCTCCTGGGGCGACCGGGCCCTCGCCGCCCTCGACGAGCACGCCCCGGACGCCGCCTCCTTCGCGGCCGTCCTCGGCCTGACCGACGACCTCGCCGAGGCCGTGTACGACCGCGTCCGCGCCAAGCTGGAGCGCGAGCCCATCGAGGACCTGCGCGTCGACTTCGAGGACGGCTACGGCCCCCGCCCGGACGCCGAGGAGGACGAGGCCGCCGCCCGTGCGGCCCGGCTGATCGCCGAGGCGTACGAGAACGGCACCGCCGCCCCGTACATGGGCATCCGTATGAAGTGCATGGAATCCCCGGTCCGCGACCGCGGCATCCGCACCCTCGACATCTTCCTGACCGGCCTGATGGAGGCGGGCGGCCTGCCCGACGGGCTCGTCCTCACGCTGCCCAAGGTGACGTACGCCGAGCAGGTCACCGCCATGGTCCGGCTCCTGGAGGAGTTCGAGAAGGCACGCGGCCTGGAGCCCGGCCGGATCGGCTTCGAGATCCAGATCGAGACCAGCCAGTCCATCCTCGCCACCGACGGCACCGCCACCGTCGCCCGCATGATCCAGGCCGCCGAGGGCCGCGCCACCGGCCTGCACTACGGCACCTTCGACTACAGCGCCTGCCTCGGCGTCTCCGCCGCCTACCAGGCCAGCGACCACCCTGCCGCCGACCACGCCAAGGCGATCATGCAGGTCGCGGCCGCGGGCACCGGCGTACGCGTCTGCGACGGCTCCACCAACGTCCTGCCCGTCGGCCCCACCGAGAAGGTCCACGACGCCTGGCGGCTGCACTACGGCCTCACCCGCCGGGCCCTCTCACGCGCCTACTACCAGGGCTGGGACATGCACCCCGGCCACATCCCGACCCGCTACGCCGCCGTCTTCGCCTTCTACCGCGAGGGCTTCGAGCAGGCCGCGGGCCGCCTCGCCCGGTATGCCAACCACGCGGGCGGCGACGTCATGGACGAGCCCGCGACCGCCAAGGCCCTCAGCGGCTACCTGCTGCGCGGCCTGGACTGCGGAGCCCTCGACATCGCCGAGGTAGCCCGTCTGACCGGCCTGACCCGCACCGACCTGGAGGGCTTCGCCGCGCCCCGGCGGGCGGACCTGACGATCTCGGGCCTGTAGAAGACGAGGACATACGCGGGAGACATGTAGGGGGTCTGTCACAGCCGTCCCCGTAGACACGTACTGTCACCGCTGCCCCTTAGGCTGTACCGCACTTCATTGGTGTGTCACAGGAACGGGGCAGCGGTGTCTTCGGGGGACAACGAACAGACGGAGGGCGTCGGCCGGGTGCTCGCCGGGCGCTATCGCGTCGTGGCGCAGCTCGGCCGCGGCGGCATGGGCGTCGTCTGGAGAGCCGTCGACGAGGTGCTGGGCCGTGAAGTCGCCGTCAAGGAGCTGCGCACCTACACGGACGCCGCCGCGCCCGAACTGGCCGACCTGGGGCTGCGCATGCAGCGCGAGGCCCGTGCCGCGGCCCGGGTGCGCCATCCCGGAGTCGTCGCCGTGCACGACGTGGCCGAGGTCGACGGACGGCCGCTGATCGTCATGGAACTGGTCGACGGACCGTCCCTCGACGACGTGCTCCGCGAGCGCGGCACCCTCGATCCGCGCGAGGCCGCGTCCATCGGCGCCAAGGTCATGGACGCGCTCGCCGCAGCCCACCGCGCCGGGGTGCTGCACCGCGACGTGAAGCCCGGCAACATCCTCCTGGACCGCTCGGGCCGGGTCGTCCTGACCGACTTCGGCATCGCGACGATGGAGGACCCGGGCGACGGCTCCACCACCCACCTGACCCGCAGCGGCGAAATCGTCGGCTCGCTGGACTACTTGGCACCCGAACGGGCCCAGGGCAACGACCCCGGCCCCGCGTCGGACGTCTGGGCTCTCGGCGCGACCCTGTACGCCGCGGTCGAGGGCGCCTCGCCCTTCCGCCGTACGTCCACGTGGTCCACGCTCACCGCGATCGTGGTCGAGCCGCTGCCGGAGCCGCAGCGCGCCGGGCCCCTGGGCCCCGTACTGCAGCAGCTGATGCACAAGCAGCCGGACGCCCGCCCGGACGCGGACCGGGCGCGCCTGCTGCTGGAGCAGGTCGCGGCGGCGCCCGACGCCGACCTCGCGACGACGGGGCTGCGCGGGCCGGCGCCGCTGCCGCCGCGTGAGGCGATACGCGAGACGACGGAGCGCAGCGTTCCGTCGGTGCCGCCGGGCTTCGGACCGCCGGAGCCGGTGTCGCCCGCCCAAGTCCCGGCGTCCGGCGCCGGTTTCGGGGCGCCGCCCGGAGGCCCGACCGTGGCCACCTCGGCACCCGCCCCGCGCCGGGGCCGCGTCCTGCTGGCCGCCGTGGCCGTGACCGTCGTACTCGCCGCGACCGGCGTCACCGTCGCGCTCCTCGGCCGCCCCGACGACACCACCGACATCGCGGCAACGCCCCGGTCGTCCCACGGTTCCAGCGCCGAGCCGTCGGGGGACGACAGCCGCGGAGCGGACGACCTCTCGAACGGCGCCGAGCCCACCGAGAAGGGCGAGAGGAAGTCCAAGCCTCCGGGTACGGAGTCGGACCCCAAGAACAAGGCCACGCCCACGCGCGAAGCCACCGGGTCCGCGTCGAAGCACACCGGGGGCGGCACGGGCGGCAGTTCGGGGGACGGCTCGGGCGGCACAGGCGGTACGACGACGGGTGGCGGCTCGGGCGACGGCGGCACCACAGGCGGCAGCGGGAGCGGCGGTGGCGGCAGCTCCAGCCCCGCGCCGGTGTGCGACCCCGCCGGCGGCGGCAAGTACAACTGCACGGTCTGGCGCACCGCCAAGTCCTACACCGCCTCCGGGACGGAGGCGGGCGTCCTCAACGCGGGCACCAACTACTTCTACTGCCAGCAGAACCTGGGCCGCCGCGAGACCTACGGCGAGTGGACGAACGTGTGGTGGGCCAGGACGGACGACGACAGCGGCAACACGAACGTCTTCGTCAGCGACGTCTACCTCAAGGGCGGCGCGAACGACACCCCGCTCCCGGGGCTTCCCGTCTGCTGAGGCCGTACGTACCGCTCGAGCCCCGAGGCCATGGTGAGCCCCTCGTCCGCGAACAGGCGGGTGCCCAGGGCGCACAGCCGGACATCGAGGCGGGCCCGGGCGCAGAACTCCTCGGGCGTGTCCCCGAACAGTGCGCGCAGGCGTGTCGATCCGGCCAGAAGGTCGGTGAGCAGGCGCCGTTCGCCGGGATGCGCGCGGGGCGTTCCGGTGCCGTCGTGGAGGACTCCGCGACGGTTGACGTAGAGGTGGGCGCCCGGGAGGACCTGCCCGGACTCCAGCTCGACCCGGACGTCGGAGGAGGGCAGCCGGGCGCGGTCGTACGCTCCTGTCGGCGCCGTGACGCCCTCGCTCTCGTCGACCACGGCGAGCTGGGCGGCGTCGAGCCAGGTGAGGAACAACTCGCCGACCGTGCCCGGCGCCCGGAAGGGCGACGCGGACACGTACCCCATCAACGACACATGGGCCGAGACGCCGACGGCGATGCCGGTGACGCTCGCCTTCACCATCGGGATGGTGCCGGACACGCCGAACTCCGCCATCTTGTGCCGGAGTTGGGCCGGGCAGGCGTTGGAGCCGACGGCGAGAACGGGGGTGCGCCCCGGAAAGCTGTACGGCGGTTCGAGCGGCAACAGCCGGTCGCCGTCCAGGAGTCCGGACTCCGCGGGCCACCGGCCCGGGTAGGCGAGGGGATGGTCGCGCGGCGCCTCGGCCAGACCGAGCGCCGTGAGGGAGCGAGGGTCCGGGGTGCTGTCGGCTCGGCCCATGTGTCAGTCCGCGGGCGGCAGTTCGCCCGAGCCGCGGGTGATCAGCCGGGTCGGCAGCTCGATGCGTTCGGGGGTGACGAGGCTGCCGTCCAGCTGCCGGAACAGGCGTTCGGCGGCGGTGCGACCGAGGGCGGCGGCGTCCTGGGCGACGACGGTCACGCCGGGCTGGAGGAGGTCGGCGAGCTCGATGTCGTCGAAGCCGACGAGGGCGACGGGGCGGCGGCGCTCGGCGATGACCCGGACGACCGTGACGGTGACGCGGTTGTTGCCGGCGAAGACCGCGGTGACGGGGGAGGGGCCGGAGAGCATGTCCTCGGCGGCCTTCCGTACCCGCCGCGGGTCGGTGACGCCCAGGGACATCCAGGATTCCTCGACGGGTATGCCCGCGTCCTCCATGGCGGCGCGGTAGCCGCGCAGGCGCTCGGCGGCGGTGTGGATGCGCGGCATGTCGCCGATGAAGCCGATGCGGCGGTGGCCGTGGGCGATGAGGTGGGCGACGCCGTCGTGGGCACCGCCGAAGCTGTCCGACAGGACGACGTCGGCGTCGATCTTCGCGGCGGGTCGGTCCACGAAGACCGTGGCGACGCCCGCCTTTATCTCGGGCTCCAGATACCGGTGGTCGTCACCGGCGGGGATGATCACGAGCCCGTCCACCCGGCGCGCGCACAGCGCGAGGACCAGCTCCTGCTCGCGGTCCGGGTCCTCGGCGCTGGAGCCGTTGATGAGCAGAGCGCCGTGCGCCCGGGCCACCTCCTCCACGGCGCGGCTGAGGGGGCCGTAGAACGGGTCGGCGAGGTCCTCCAGGACCAGGCCGATGCTGGCGGTGCGGCCCTTGCGCAGCACCCGCGCGCTGTCGTTGCGGCGGAAGCCGAGTGAGTCGATGGCCTCCTGGACGCGGCGCTCGGTGTCCGGGGTGACGCCCGGCTCGCCGTTGACCACCCGGGAGACCGTCTTCAGCCCGACGCCGGCACGCGCGGCGACGTCCT
Above is a genomic segment from Streptomyces sp. R21 containing:
- a CDS encoding aldolase/citrate lyase family protein, whose product is MGQGQQEKVATSLAGAISEEISASLAPVDAELERRYPGDPGTRQPVHTVYVPGDVFAADTIRSWGDRALAALDEHAPDAASFAAVLGLTDDLAEAVYDRVRAKLEREPIEDLRVDFEDGYGPRPDAEEDEAAARAARLIAEAYENGTAAPYMGIRMKCMESPVRDRGIRTLDIFLTGLMEAGGLPDGLVLTLPKVTYAEQVTAMVRLLEEFEKARGLEPGRIGFEIQIETSQSILATDGTATVARMIQAAEGRATGLHYGTFDYSACLGVSAAYQASDHPAADHAKAIMQVAAAGTGVRVCDGSTNVLPVGPTEKVHDAWRLHYGLTRRALSRAYYQGWDMHPGHIPTRYAAVFAFYREGFEQAAGRLARYANHAGGDVMDEPATAKALSGYLLRGLDCGALDIAEVARLTGLTRTDLEGFAAPRRADLTISGL
- a CDS encoding protein kinase; amino-acid sequence: MSSGDNEQTEGVGRVLAGRYRVVAQLGRGGMGVVWRAVDEVLGREVAVKELRTYTDAAAPELADLGLRMQREARAAARVRHPGVVAVHDVAEVDGRPLIVMELVDGPSLDDVLRERGTLDPREAASIGAKVMDALAAAHRAGVLHRDVKPGNILLDRSGRVVLTDFGIATMEDPGDGSTTHLTRSGEIVGSLDYLAPERAQGNDPGPASDVWALGATLYAAVEGASPFRRTSTWSTLTAIVVEPLPEPQRAGPLGPVLQQLMHKQPDARPDADRARLLLEQVAAAPDADLATTGLRGPAPLPPREAIRETTERSVPSVPPGFGPPEPVSPAQVPASGAGFGAPPGGPTVATSAPAPRRGRVLLAAVAVTVVLAATGVTVALLGRPDDTTDIAATPRSSHGSSAEPSGDDSRGADDLSNGAEPTEKGERKSKPPGTESDPKNKATPTREATGSASKHTGGGTGGSSGDGSGGTGGTTTGGGSGDGGTTGGSGSGGGGSSSPAPVCDPAGGGKYNCTVWRTAKSYTASGTEAGVLNAGTNYFYCQQNLGRRETYGEWTNVWWARTDDDSGNTNVFVSDVYLKGGANDTPLPGLPVC
- a CDS encoding LacI family DNA-binding transcriptional regulator — encoded protein: MDDRTGQRIVAETARRSENRYGNRPTMKDVAARAGVGLKTVSRVVNGEPGVTPDTERRVQEAIDSLGFRRNDSARVLRKGRTASIGLVLEDLADPFYGPLSRAVEEVARAHGALLINGSSAEDPDREQELVLALCARRVDGLVIIPAGDDHRYLEPEIKAGVATVFVDRPAAKIDADVVLSDSFGGAHDGVAHLIAHGHRRIGFIGDMPRIHTAAERLRGYRAAMEDAGIPVEESWMSLGVTDPRRVRKAAEDMLSGPSPVTAVFAGNNRVTVTVVRVIAERRRPVALVGFDDIELADLLQPGVTVVAQDAAALGRTAAERLFRQLDGSLVTPERIELPTRLITRGSGELPPAD